A stretch of the Sinorhizobium alkalisoli genome encodes the following:
- a CDS encoding ABC transporter permease produces MRIVDRLSRAPWIWSWFAAFLVWFATIMVTGGASTLGLSQAALTFAAFSIIVGISQMFVITLGPGNIDLSIPATMTLAGTVALKLMDVDNAMILPGLATAILIGMGVGLSNYALIKALRIPPIIATLSMSFIIQSAAIWTNRGLRIKPPSFLADFTTSTTLGVPNVSLVALVISVAAWFLLEKTVYGRWISAIGQSMPAARMAGVPVDGTRFVTYVLSAVLASLAGYLLACFSGGAALNMGTEYLLMSIAVVVLGGTAVAGGDSNVPGIWGASLFMFLVVSMLNTYGLGAGIRLIMTGLIIISVIMLAGGRQPGAR; encoded by the coding sequence ATGAGGATCGTCGACCGGCTTTCGCGCGCGCCCTGGATCTGGTCATGGTTCGCGGCCTTCCTGGTCTGGTTCGCGACGATCATGGTGACGGGCGGCGCAAGCACCCTCGGCCTCTCCCAGGCGGCGCTGACCTTTGCCGCCTTCTCGATCATCGTCGGCATCAGCCAGATGTTCGTCATCACGCTTGGCCCCGGCAACATCGACCTGTCGATACCCGCCACCATGACGCTCGCGGGCACCGTGGCGCTGAAGCTCATGGACGTCGACAACGCCATGATCCTGCCGGGCTTGGCGACGGCAATCCTGATCGGGATGGGTGTCGGCCTGTCGAACTATGCCCTCATCAAGGCCCTGCGCATCCCGCCGATCATCGCGACGCTGTCGATGAGCTTCATCATCCAGTCGGCGGCCATCTGGACCAATCGCGGCCTGCGCATCAAACCGCCGAGCTTCCTCGCCGATTTCACGACGTCGACCACGCTCGGCGTACCCAACGTTTCCCTCGTGGCGCTGGTGATCTCCGTCGCCGCCTGGTTCCTGCTCGAAAAGACCGTTTACGGGCGCTGGATCTCCGCGATCGGCCAGAGCATGCCGGCGGCGCGCATGGCGGGCGTTCCGGTCGACGGCACCCGTTTCGTCACCTACGTGCTCTCGGCCGTCCTTGCCTCGCTTGCGGGCTACCTGCTCGCCTGCTTCTCGGGCGGTGCGGCCCTCAACATGGGCACGGAATATCTTCTGATGTCGATCGCGGTCGTCGTTCTCGGCGGCACCGCGGTCGCCGGCGGCGATTCCAACGTGCCGGGCATCTGGGGCGCCTCGCTCTTCATGTTTCTCGTCGTCTCCATGCTCAATACCTACGGCCTCGGCGCGGGCATCCGCCTGATCATGACCGGGCTCATCATCATCAGCGTCATCATGCTCGCAGGCGGCCGACAGCCTGGCGCGCGTTAG
- a CDS encoding ABC transporter permease, whose amino-acid sequence MKLTPSADAIRLAIPALSLAVLLAAVFWLQPRAMSYIGLNLLFNLAVPIALATIAQMLIMSVNDLDLAMGTFVSFVACVTATFLRDQPLVGILILAGAVAVYAVLGVVIHLRGLPSIVVSLGMSFVWAGLAVLLLPAPGGQAPEWVRSLMTMKPPVAPMAIVASVVIAIVAHLIVMRSSLGVLIRGIGGNQRSVERAGWSVLAARAAAYGLAGVFAVLAGIALVGLTTSADANIALRYTLLSIAGVILGGGEFIGGRVSPIGAVIGALTLTLAGSFLSFLRISPDWQIGAQGAILIIVLALRLLLNRLEYREKRR is encoded by the coding sequence ATGAAGCTGACGCCTTCGGCTGATGCGATCCGGCTCGCCATTCCCGCCCTTTCGCTCGCCGTGCTTCTTGCTGCCGTCTTCTGGCTGCAGCCGCGCGCGATGAGCTATATCGGCCTCAACCTGCTCTTCAATCTCGCGGTTCCGATCGCACTCGCGACGATCGCCCAGATGCTCATCATGTCGGTGAACGACCTCGATCTCGCGATGGGCACCTTCGTCAGCTTCGTCGCCTGCGTGACGGCGACCTTCCTGCGCGACCAGCCGCTTGTCGGGATTTTGATCCTTGCCGGCGCCGTCGCCGTCTATGCCGTGCTCGGCGTCGTCATTCACCTGCGCGGCCTGCCATCGATCGTGGTTTCGCTCGGCATGAGCTTCGTCTGGGCCGGGCTTGCCGTGCTTCTGCTGCCGGCGCCCGGCGGACAGGCGCCGGAATGGGTCCGAAGCCTGATGACGATGAAGCCACCCGTCGCCCCGATGGCGATCGTCGCCAGCGTCGTCATTGCCATCGTCGCGCATCTGATCGTAATGCGCTCCTCGCTCGGCGTACTCATCCGCGGTATCGGCGGCAATCAGCGCTCGGTGGAGCGGGCGGGCTGGTCGGTGCTCGCCGCCCGCGCTGCGGCTTACGGACTTGCCGGCGTCTTTGCGGTGCTCGCCGGCATCGCGCTCGTCGGGCTCACCACATCGGCCGATGCCAACATCGCGCTTAGATACACGCTGCTCTCGATCGCGGGCGTGATCCTCGGCGGCGGCGAATTCATAGGCGGGCGCGTCTCGCCCATCGGCGCGGTCATCGGCGCCCTGACGCTGACGCTTGCCGGCTCGTTCCTCTCCTTCCTGCGCATCTCGCCCGACTGGCAGATCGGCGCCCAGGGCGCGATCCTCATTATCGTGCTCGCCTTGCGCCTGCTGCTCAACCGTCTGGAATATCGGGAGAAGCGGCGATGA
- a CDS encoding sugar ABC transporter ATP-binding protein, whose translation MSKSIIEVADAKVSFGAVRALAGVTLAIRPGECVGLVGHNGAGKSTIVSVINGGLTPQQGSISGDGEPLQRYGINAARARGIRCVFQELSLCPNLTVVENTRILHRQLGGLGWRRRARLVIERSLDAVFPGHGIESDRTVGDLSIAERQMVEIAMAFSDAGIAPRLIILDEPTSSLDGSLAEQMLAYVRRFVAGGGAVFLISHILHEILATASRIVVMKDGRIVAERPADAWSEHGLVEAMGSVVKGEAHRRTLRDLAKEPVVIAQTGRGLSLQAKRGEIVGLAGLAGHGQTRMLMKLHAASTADWLPRRDPAVTFVAGDRRLNGVFELWSVLKNFSIASLHDLAARGVVDAEAEAERAGEWRRRIDIRTPDMANRMLSLSGGNQQKVLFARSLATRAPVVLMDDPMRGVDVGTKQEVYEIIRQEAQRGRTFVWYSTEMEEVCLCDRVYVFREGEIVAELAGDAVSEENILAASFKGEAAA comes from the coding sequence ATGTCGAAGTCGATAATCGAGGTTGCCGACGCCAAGGTGAGTTTCGGAGCGGTCAGGGCGCTCGCCGGCGTGACGCTCGCCATCCGGCCGGGGGAATGCGTCGGCCTCGTCGGCCATAACGGTGCCGGCAAGTCGACGATCGTCAGCGTCATCAATGGTGGCCTGACGCCGCAGCAGGGCAGCATCTCGGGCGACGGCGAACCTCTTCAGCGCTACGGTATCAACGCGGCCAGGGCGCGCGGCATACGCTGCGTCTTCCAGGAGCTTTCTCTCTGCCCGAACCTCACCGTGGTCGAAAATACCCGCATTCTGCACCGCCAACTGGGTGGCCTCGGCTGGCGCAGGCGGGCAAGGCTCGTGATCGAGCGCAGCCTCGATGCGGTTTTTCCGGGCCACGGGATCGAAAGCGACAGGACCGTCGGGGATCTTTCCATCGCCGAACGGCAGATGGTCGAGATTGCCATGGCATTCTCCGATGCCGGCATTGCGCCCCGGCTCATCATCCTGGACGAGCCGACCTCCTCGCTCGATGGGAGCCTCGCCGAGCAGATGCTCGCTTATGTCCGGCGTTTCGTCGCGGGCGGCGGTGCGGTCTTTCTGATTTCCCATATCCTCCACGAGATCCTCGCCACGGCGAGCCGGATCGTGGTCATGAAGGACGGGCGCATCGTCGCCGAACGGCCTGCCGATGCCTGGAGCGAGCACGGCCTGGTCGAGGCCATGGGAAGCGTCGTCAAGGGCGAGGCGCATCGGCGCACGCTGCGCGACCTTGCCAAAGAGCCCGTGGTGATCGCGCAGACCGGCCGCGGCCTGTCCCTTCAGGCCAAACGCGGCGAGATCGTCGGGCTCGCCGGGCTCGCCGGACACGGCCAGACGCGCATGCTGATGAAACTCCATGCGGCGAGCACCGCCGATTGGCTGCCTCGCCGCGACCCGGCGGTGACCTTCGTCGCGGGGGATCGCCGCCTGAACGGCGTCTTCGAACTCTGGAGCGTCCTCAAGAACTTCTCCATCGCCTCGCTCCACGATCTTGCCGCACGCGGCGTAGTCGACGCCGAGGCGGAGGCCGAGCGCGCCGGAGAGTGGAGGCGCCGCATAGATATCCGCACGCCCGACATGGCCAACCGCATGCTGTCGCTTTCGGGCGGCAACCAGCAGAAGGTGCTCTTCGCCCGGTCGCTCGCGACCCGGGCGCCGGTGGTGCTGATGGACGATCCCATGCGCGGCGTCGACGTCGGCACCAAGCAGGAGGTCTACGAGATCATTCGGCAGGAGGCTCAGCGCGGCCGCACCTTCGTCTGGTATTCGACGGAGATGGAGGAGGTCTGCCTCTGCGACCGCGTCTATGTCTTCCGCGAAGGGGAAATCGTCGCGGAACTGGCGGGAGACGCCGTCAGCGAGGAAAACATCCTCGCCGCGTCCTTCAAGGGGGAGGCAGCGGCATGA